From Balneola sp. MJW-20:
GCATAGTCAGGGGTGGCAATATGAACCAGCGAGGGATCAAAGTTTTCCAACTGTTTTTCTATATCAAGCGGGAAGCCAGTGGTTACGCGGTATTCTCCTCTGCCTGAGACCGGCATCCGGGTCGAAGGGATCTCAATCAGTGTTCCTTTATGGTCAATCTCTGGTTCTTCAATGGTAGGCCCGAATACCAAAACAGGAATATCATGAGACTCGAGATAGCCTACCAGCCTGTTCAGGGTCAGGGATACACCGTCTTTGATGTGATTATAGTTACCGGTAAATAGAGCTACTCTGAGTTCTTTCATAAAAGTTTAAAACCAACATGCAGATTCGTATCTTCGTTTATCTGCATTTACAAGTATTCTAAATAATCCCCAAATATACGGAAATAAATGAAAGCCTTTGTAACAGGCGGCACCGGTTTTATTGGTTCTCACCTCGTCGATCAGCTTCTGGACTCCCCCGAATACTCCGAAGTACGATGTCTTGTGCGCAGTAATGAGAAATGGCTGACTGGTAAACCCATTATTAAAGTATCCGGTGACCTGAATGATTTAAAGGCTCTGTCTGAAGGATTAGATGATGCAGATGTACTTTTTCATATTGCAGCGATCGTAAAAGCCCCGGATGAAAATACTTTTTTGCAGGCTAATGTTGAATCTACTGAAAACCTTATACGGCTGGCTCAAAAAAAGAACGTTAAGAATCTGGTCATTCTATCTTCGCTGGCAGCAGTAGGACCCAGTAACGGCGCTCCGGTTGATGAAACCGCTCCATTGAATCCGGTTAGCATGTATGGACGATCTAAAAAAGAAATGGAGAAGAGGGTCAGAAATGCCGACCGGAAAACAGAAAGCATTAAGATCATTCGCCCTCCTGCGGTATATGGTCCGAGAGAAGACCAGATCTTTAGTTTCTTTAAATCCTGCTCTAAAGGGATCTGTCCGATCATAGGCAATGGAAAACGTCCAAGAGTATCCATGGTATATGTGAGTGATCTGGTGAACGGGATCATCAAAGCTGCTGAAAAAACGGATCCAGGAGTTTTCACCTATTTTATCAGTGGACCCGATACCTATAACTGGGATCAGATCCGCTCTGTAACCGGCAAAGTACTAGGCAGGAGAACGATCCCGTTAAAGATCAGTCCTAAGATCGTTAAGAAAGCAGCCGGTATATTTGAAGATGTTGCATCATTCTTCGGGAAATATCCCGTTGTTAATCGTGAAAAGGCCAATGAGCTTGTATTGGAGTGGACCTGCTCAAACGAAAAAGCCCAAAAGGAACTAAATTATAAACCGGAAGTAAGTTTAGCTGAAGGGATCTCACGCACCATTCACTGGTACAAAATTCATAACTGGTTAT
This genomic window contains:
- a CDS encoding NAD-dependent epimerase/dehydratase family protein, with protein sequence MKAFVTGGTGFIGSHLVDQLLDSPEYSEVRCLVRSNEKWLTGKPIIKVSGDLNDLKALSEGLDDADVLFHIAAIVKAPDENTFLQANVESTENLIRLAQKKNVKNLVILSSLAAVGPSNGAPVDETAPLNPVSMYGRSKKEMEKRVRNADRKTESIKIIRPPAVYGPREDQIFSFFKSCSKGICPIIGNGKRPRVSMVYVSDLVNGIIKAAEKTDPGVFTYFISGPDTYNWDQIRSVTGKVLGRRTIPLKISPKIVKKAAGIFEDVASFFGKYPVVNREKANELVLEWTCSNEKAQKELNYKPEVSLAEGISRTIHWYKIHNWL